One genomic region from Quercus robur chromosome 4, dhQueRobu3.1, whole genome shotgun sequence encodes:
- the LOC126722987 gene encoding hydroquinone glucosyltransferase-like has product MEHTQVKKPHHIAMVPTPGMGHLIPLVELAKKLVLHHHFFVTFIIPTDGSPIKSQKAVLESLPNAISYIFLPPVSFDDLPKDVRPETLIVLTLTRSLPALRDSFKVLAESTRLVALVADLFGVDAFDVAKEFGALSYIFFPTNALSLSLMFHIPELDETYSCEYKELPEPVKLPGCVPVQGIDILDPIQDKKNDTYKRVLHVAKRYPFADGIMVNSFMDLEPSALKALMEGAKEGKPPVYPIGPLIQSGLSRGVDGSECLNWLDKQPERSVLYVSFGSGGTLTQEQLNELALGLELSGQRFLWVVRSPHENASANYFSVQSFKDPLDFLPKGFLERTKEVGLVVPSWAPQAQVLSHGSTGGFLSHCGWNSILESIVHGVPIIAWPLYAEQRMNAVLLSDDLKVALRVKVNDKGLVGHKDIANYARGLIEGEEGKLLRNKMKELKDSAAKALSQDGSSTKSLAEVTQLWKSHKK; this is encoded by the coding sequence ATGGAACACACCCAAGTTAAGAAACCACACCACATAGCCATGGTGCCCACTCCAGGGATGGGCCATCTGATCCCACTAGTTGAGCTAGCTAAGAAACTCGTCCTCCACCACCATTTCTTCGTTACATTCATCATCCCCACTGATGGGTCACCCATAAAGTCTCAAAAAGCCGTCCTAGAATCCCTTCCTAATGCCATATCCTACATCTTTCTCCCACCTGTGAGCTTTGATGACCTCCCTAAGGATGTTAGACCTGAGACATTGATCGTACTCACTCTGACACGGTCCCTCCCTGCACTAAGAGATTCATTCAAGGTATTAGCTGAGTCAACTCGGCTAGTTGCTCTAGTGGCTGATTTATTCGGTGTGGATGCCTTTGATGTGGCTAAAGAGTTTGGCGCTTTGtcctatatttttttccctacaaACGCTTTGTCTTTGTCATTGATGTTTCATATACCAGAGCTTGATGAAACATACTCTTGTGAGTACAAAGAATTGCCTGAACCGGTCAAATTACCTGGGTGTGTACCTGTCCAAGGGATTGATATTCTAGATCCAATTCAAGATAAAAAGAATGATACCTACAAAAGGGTTCTACACGTTGCCAAAAGATACCCTTTTGCTGATGGAATCATGGTTAATAGCTTCATGGATTTGGAGCCAAGTGCTTTGAAAGCTTTGATGGAAGGAGCTAAAGAGGGTAAGCCACCTGTTTACCCAATTGGACCTCTAATTCAGTCCGGTTTATCTCGTGGAGTTGATGGGTCTGAGTGTTTGAATTGGTTGGATAAGCAGCCAGAGAGGTCAGTGTTATATGTTTCATTTGGCAGTGGTGGGACTCTTACACAGGAGCAGCTAAATGAGTTAGCCTTAGGACTTGAATTGAGTGGGCAAAGGTTTCTTTGGGTTGTTAGGAGCCCACATGAAAATGCAAGTGCCAATTACTTTAGTGTCCAAAGCTTCAAAGACCCTTTGGATTTTCTTCCAAAAGGGTTCTTAGAAAGGACCAAAGAGGTGGGTTTAGTGGTTCCCTCTTGGGCTCCTCAAGCCCAGGTCTTGAGCCATGGCTCGACTGGTGGGTTCTTGAGCCATTGTGGGTGGAACTCAATCCTAGAGAGTATTGTGCACGGTGTGCCTATAATTGCATGGCCACTCTACGCAGAGCAAAGAATGAATGCTGTATTGTTATCTGATGATTTGAAGGTTGCATTGAGAGTCAAAGTGAATGATAAAGGCTTGGTGGGACATAAAGATATTGCAAACTACGCAAGAGGCTTAATTGAAGGAGAAGAAGGGAAATTGCTTCGGAACAAAATGAAAGAACTAAAGGATTCAGCCGCAAAGGCTTTGAGCCAAGATGGGTCGTCTACGAAATCACTAGCAGAGGTCACTCAGCTATGGAAGAgccacaaaaaataa
- the LOC126722988 gene encoding spindle and kinetochore-associated protein 1 homolog, with protein MEAKKAAAGTSLESLMSSFNTRIAELQDLVIARNMYPATSVTDLSAVDAALKGMELQLHSIKDRLRDETLAIPKAKKIIDASLRQQKKLQSMSVYAPSYFPERTTTILETNRCLMSEFSKQDLGVGSLKLEEEPAALPKEKKGRGSPPLWHITANELDSLSSYMRGRLTLEKVNAAINDMATYAEANAHLISAPKKKLAENHWEKALELRDIAMTDGVKGKHFFLENDIKGPALKLDNTGKAILTVLRHLGRISETRIGHHRVIILLKPQ; from the exons atggaggcGAAGAAAGCAGCAGCAGGGACGTCTCTGGAGTCGTTGATGTCTTCGTTCAACACTCGCATTGCCGAGCTTCAAGACCTCGTCATTGCTCGCaaca TGTACCCGGCGACAAGCGTAACGGATTTGTCAGCGGTGGACGCAGCATTGAAGGGGATGGAGCTTCAGCTCCACTCTATCAAGGATCGCTTGCGCGATGAAACCCTCGCCATTCCTAAAGCCAaa AAAATCATAGATGCATCACTGCGACAGCAGAAGAAATTGCAGAGTATGTCTGTGTATGCTCCGTCATATTTTCCAGAAAGAACAACCACAATCTTGGAAACTAATAGATG TTTGATGTCTGAATTCTCCAAACAAGATCTGGGTGTTGGGTCTTTAAAACTTGAGGAAGAGCCAGCAGCATTACCTAAG gAAAAAAAGGGTCGTGGCTCTCCACCCTTGTGGCATATAACTGCCAATGAGCTTGATTCTCTGTCATC ATACATGAGAGGAAGGCTGACACTAGAGAAGGTCAATGCAGCTATTAATGACATGGCAACTTATGCTGAAGCAAATGCTCATCTTATTTCAGCTCCAAAGAAAAAG CTGGCAGAAAATCACTGGGAAAAAGCCCTG GAACTGAGAGATATTGCTATGACAGACGGTGTAAAGGGAAAACACTTTTTTCTCGAAAATGACATAAAAGGGCCAGCACTGAAGCTTGACAATACTGGAAAAGCAATACTGACT GTCCTTCGTCACCTTGGTCGCATAAGTGAGACTCGGATTGGACATCACCGTGTGATTATTCTCTTGAAGCCTCAATGA
- the LOC126722990 gene encoding 14 kDa proline-rich protein DC2.15-like, giving the protein MASKAIATMAFLLSLNLLFFTMVTSTNVACPPPLKTPKHTPQHSQPNLPTNKPATCPKDTLKLGVCANLLNDLVHLVVGTPPKTPCCSLIQGLVDLEAAVCLCTAIKANVLGINLNVPLSLSLLLNYCGKNVPKGFQCA; this is encoded by the coding sequence ATGGCTTCCAAGGCTATTGCAACCATGGCTTTTCTACTCTCTCTCAACCTTCTCTTTTTCACAATGGTCACTTCAACTAATGTCGCTTGCCCACCACCATTAAAGACTCCAAAACACACTCCACAACACTCACAACCCAACCTTCCTACTAATAAGCCAGCCACTTGCCCCAAGGACACCCTTAAGCTAGGGGTGTGTGCTAACTTGTTGAATGACTTGGTGCACCTTGTTGTGGGAACCCCACCAAAGACCCCTTGCTGCAGCCTCATCCAAGGTCTTGTTGATCTTGAGGCTGCTGTTTGTCTTTGCACTGCTATCAAGGCCAATGTTCTAGGCATCAATCTTAATGTCCCCCTCTCATTGAGCTTGCTATTGAATTATTGTGGAAAGAATGTACCAAAAGGCTTCCAATGTGCCTAA